GGGCCGCGGGCCTGAGGTTCGAGCAGCTGTCGACCGACGCCGTGCACCAGGCCAAGCGTTTCCTCCTGGATTCCCTCGGCTGCGCTCTCGGCGGCTACCTCCAGCACGACGTCCGGATCGCCCTGGAGGTGCTCGGGGAGAACGCCGGAAAGGGCCCTGCCACGGTGATCGGAACCGGCGGGAAGACGGACCCCGTCACCGCGTCGCTGCTGAACTCCCTGATGATCCGCGTGATGGACTACAACGACATCTACTGGAAGCAGGACCCGTCCCACCCTTCCGACATCATCCCGGCAGCGCTCGCCTTGGGCCAGCGCGCGGGCCGGGGCGGGCGCGACCTGATCGTCGGGATCGTCCTCGGCCACGAGTTCGAGCAGAGGCTGTGCGAAGCGGCGTTCCCGGGAATCAGGGAGCGGGGATGGCACCACGCGACGCTCACCGCGCTCGCCTCCCCCATCGTCGCGGCGCGGATGCTCGGCCTCGACGCCGCGAGGATCCAGCACGCGATCGGCATCTCGGGCTGCCGCCACTTCACCCTCGGGGCGGCGGTGGCTGGGAAGCTCACCATGATGAAGAACACGGTGGACCCCATGGCGACCCAGAGCGGCGTGCTCGCCGCGCTCCTGGCCGAGAAGGGGTACACGGGTCCCGAGCACGTGATCGACGGCAAGGAGGGGATGGTCCACTGCCTCGGGCCGCAATGGAAGCTCGAGATCCTCGTCGACGGGCTGGGCGAGTCCTGGCGGATCACCCGCTGCGGCATGAAGGCGTACCCCACCGAGGCGCTGACCCACACGCCGATCTCCGCGGTACTCGACATCGTCCGGGAGAACGACCTGGCGCCCGACCGGATCGCGAAGGTCCACATCCGCTCCCTCGCCCGCGCCGCGGACATCCTCTCGGACCCGTCCAAGTACGACCCGCGCACGAAGGAGACAGCGGACCACAGCCTGCCCTACGTCGTCGCGGCGGCGATAGCCGACCGCCAGGTCACGCCGGCGCAGTTCACCGACGCGAAGATCATGGACCCGACGATACGGGCGCAGCTCCCGAAGGTCGAGGTCGTGGCGGACCCGGAGATCGAGAAGGTCTTCCCCGCGCTGCAGCGTGTCGTCGTGAAGATCACCACCACCGAAGGCGGCGAGTTCTCGAAACAGGTGGACTATCCGAAAGGCGACCCGCGCAATCCGCTCTCGGACCGCGAGATCGAGGAGAAGTTCGAGGCGCTCGCCGGGCCAGTGCTGACGCCTGCGCGGCAGGCCAAGGTCCGGGAGGCGATCTGGGGGCTCGATCGGCTCGGCTCGATCGACGGCCTCTTGGACCTTCTCGCGGCGGACCGGTAGGCCCGGTCCCTACGGCGGAGGCGAGCATGGCTCAGACCGCGATCGAGAAGATCGTCCAGATGCACATGGCCGAGGGACCCGTGGGAAGGCCGGTCCGGGCCGGGGACTTCGTCTCCCTCAGGCCGCGGCACGTCATGACCCACGACAACACGTCCGCGGTGATGAAGAAGTTCAAGTCGCTCGGCGTGCCGCGGATCAGGGACCCACGGCAGCCGGTCTTCGCCCTCGACCACGACATCCAGAACACCTCCGAAGACAACCTCAAGAAGTACCGGTCCATCGAGGCCTTTGCGAGGGAGCAAGGGGTGGACTTCTACCCCGCGGGGACCGGGATCGGCCACCAGGTGATCTGCGAGCAGCTCTACGCCGCTCCGGGCGCGCTGGTGGTCGCGTCCGACTCCCACTCGAACATGTACGGAGCGCTCGGCGCCCTCGGGACCCCTGTGGTCCGCACCGATGCGGCCGCGATCTGGGCGACCGGGGAGTTCTGGTGGCAGGTCCCGCCGATGGTCGAGGTCGTCCTCGACGGAGCCCTCGCGAACGGCGCGACGGGGAAGGACGTGATCATCGCGCTGGCGGGACTCTATCCCGACGACGTGCTCAACGCGGCGGTGGAGTTCTCGGGGAACGGCGTCCTGAGCCTGTCCATGGACGCGCGGATGAGCATCGCGAACATGACCACGGAGTGGGGCGCCCTGGTCGGCTGGTTCCCGGTGGACCGCGTGACGACGGACTGGATCCGCGGACGGAGGGCTCGCGGCGTCTCGCGGTTCGCGGAACGGGACCTCGAGGCCTGGTCGGCGGATCCTCCCGCGCCGGATCCGGGCGCGGCCTACGCCGCGAGGATCCGCCTCGACCTCGCGACGATCACCCCGCACGTCTCGGGGCCCGACACCGTGCAGATCGCGACCCCGCTCGCCGAGATCGAGCGACGGCGAATCGCGATCCACAAGGCCTACCTCGTCTCCTGCGTGAACTCCCGCCTGGAGGACCTCGAAGCCGCGGCCCGCGTGCTCGCGGGGAAGAAGGTCGCCCCGACGGTCGGGCTCTACCTGGCCGCCGCGAGCCGTGAGGTGCAGGAGGACGCGGAGCGTCGGGGGACCTGGAAGATCCTGCTCGATGCAGGGGCGAAGCCGCTCTCCCCGGGGTGCGGCCCCTGCATCGGGCTGGGAGTCGGCCTCCTCGAGGCGGGCGAGGTCGGGATCTCGGCGACGAACCGGAATTTCAAGGGGCGCATGGGCTCGCGGGACGCGAAGTGCTACCTGGCGAGTCCCGCCGTCGTCGCCGCTTCGGCGGTCGCGGGCTACATCCGCGGCCCCGGGAAGACCGCCGGACAGAAACTCGAGCGCCGGATCGAGATCCTCGCGCCGACTCAGGCGACCTCGGAAAAAGTGGCGATCCTCCCCGGCTTCCCCGGCTCCGTCCGGGGGAGGCTGGCGTTCGTGCCGCAGGACAACCTGAACACCGACGGGATCTACGGGAAGGACTACACCTACCGGGAGGACATGACGCGGGACGACATGGCGCGGGTCGTCATGGAGAACTACGACCCGG
The sequence above is drawn from the Terriglobia bacterium genome and encodes:
- the lysF gene encoding homoaconitase, with protein sequence MAQTAIEKIVQMHMAEGPVGRPVRAGDFVSLRPRHVMTHDNTSAVMKKFKSLGVPRIRDPRQPVFALDHDIQNTSEDNLKKYRSIEAFAREQGVDFYPAGTGIGHQVICEQLYAAPGALVVASDSHSNMYGALGALGTPVVRTDAAAIWATGEFWWQVPPMVEVVLDGALANGATGKDVIIALAGLYPDDVLNAAVEFSGNGVLSLSMDARMSIANMTTEWGALVGWFPVDRVTTDWIRGRRARGVSRFAERDLEAWSADPPAPDPGAAYAARIRLDLATITPHVSGPDTVQIATPLAEIERRRIAIHKAYLVSCVNSRLEDLEAAARVLAGKKVAPTVGLYLAAASREVQEDAERRGTWKILLDAGAKPLSPGCGPCIGLGVGLLEAGEVGISATNRNFKGRMGSRDAKCYLASPAVVAASAVAGYIRGPGKTAGQKLERRIEILAPTQATSEKVAILPGFPGSVRGRLAFVPQDNLNTDGIYGKDYTYREDMTRDDMARVVMENYDPEFARMTRAGDVLVGGFNFGTGSSREQAVTALQAKGIAVVIAGSFSQTYLRNAFNNGYVCVEVPDLVRRLSVIFAAEIAAKRRTILPGDPLDIDFASGTVTFRGESFRFPPLGSVPQSLVAAGGVENLVKRKLGLT
- a CDS encoding MmgE/PrpD family protein — encoded protein: MSTTAAAKTETITARMARWAAGLRFEQLSTDAVHQAKRFLLDSLGCALGGYLQHDVRIALEVLGENAGKGPATVIGTGGKTDPVTASLLNSLMIRVMDYNDIYWKQDPSHPSDIIPAALALGQRAGRGGRDLIVGIVLGHEFEQRLCEAAFPGIRERGWHHATLTALASPIVAARMLGLDAARIQHAIGISGCRHFTLGAAVAGKLTMMKNTVDPMATQSGVLAALLAEKGYTGPEHVIDGKEGMVHCLGPQWKLEILVDGLGESWRITRCGMKAYPTEALTHTPISAVLDIVRENDLAPDRIAKVHIRSLARAADILSDPSKYDPRTKETADHSLPYVVAAAIADRQVTPAQFTDAKIMDPTIRAQLPKVEVVADPEIEKVFPALQRVVVKITTTEGGEFSKQVDYPKGDPRNPLSDREIEEKFEALAGPVLTPARQAKVREAIWGLDRLGSIDGLLDLLAADR